The genomic segment TCCATGTTTGCGGCATGATTACCCAATCAGACGCAACATCTATTATCTGCAATCGATGACAAACCAGAGTCAGCTCGGctaatttcaaaattcactgCATGCGTAAGTCTTCATCAAAGCTGGAACATGACTGCCATATCAGGTGAGGACGCAAGTACCTGAAATGGTAATTTGTACACGTTCTGTGTCAAGTTTCTCATATTACTGCCGGTGTTCGTTTCAAAATGgtgtatgtatttgtataagCTTCTATGAAACCACATACAACAACCATATGTTCTATTCAGCCGCTTTCAACACATTTCACTTCACCAGTTGTGATCAAAGATGTCAGGCTGCACTATTTACTCAAAAACAACTGTGGAGTTAAACCTTTTTAGCTTTCCTGGCTTTTCTACTTCCCACATTAATAACGCCACGAATTGTCAACTTGCAAGGACGAATTTTGTGAGAAAGCAAACAAATTACAAACATTGACAGAGAACGAAATGAACGAAAGAGAGACAGTTGGACGAtagacacatagatacataataTGAACATACCTAACTCCTGTCTACCTACACTCATCTACCTACCTACACTCATATGTACTAacgtatacacacatacatacatacatacacacacatacatacatacatacatacatacatacatacatacatacatacatacatacatatacatacatacatacatacatacatacatgcgcgTATGCATGCACaggcacgcatgcatgcatgcatcataCATAtgttcatacatgcatgcatgcaaagaTACATACATTCATGATGTTAAGTTTTCTTTGTTGTAAATTGTaggtatttttttacatatttcaacGTTATCGTCTTTCATTTGGAAATGAATGGCCCAATCGGAGCTACATGAGTCCTGCCGACTGCATTTTAAAACTTACTCTATGAAAATGCTCAACATGCGCCGACAATCGGCTGGTAGATCGTGGTTTCAATAAATTAATGTGGTCATTGCATTGACGAGATGTCCAAGTGAGGAAATTGCTATAATAAGAATAACAAATGACCGCGATCACACAATATAATAACATGAACTTCGTAAAATGGGTCAGCGAATTAAGTTTGAATTCATGATGGTGGCGGCAATTTAGAGTTCACATTTTCGCTATCAGTAGTTCTCAGTCGGATTTTCTCAAGGGTCTGTGTTTTGTGGTAAATTGCTTTATATTGACAACTCAAGAACACGCCCGCCATCAACGCACAAATACATCAAGAAAAGTGTTAAATCAGCTGTTTATGACAAGAGATGGCGCTTTCCCTTTTGTGCAGTATTCACGCTGCACGCACATTAATCATACTTCAACCTTTACCTGCGCACAATAGATTACTAGGGAGCGCCACACTCGGATTTGCGCACTGGCAGCCGTTCgtgacaaattacaaaattgcaacaaaagaaCACAATGACAATTAACATAACAATACATCCTACACATCGTTTTCGGCGTTATTTTTATTTAAGGTTATCTCACATTAATGTGTTGCAAATTTATAATCAGATGTGCCAGGTCATTTTAAATGCTGTGTAGAAACAAGGTGAGATTATCTATCGTTTTTCCCCTAAAATGTTTTACAGAACCCCGTAGTGGGTACGGTGTTGTAGCGGATGTGTATAGACGATATTCAATTACACTACTTCTCTGTTCCCCCGGGGGATAATTGAATGTAAGACATGACTAGACTGATAAATTGGTGAGCTACAATATCTAATATTATCAGGATATGCTTCAATCTCTGGAAATCAATTATAATTTGTCGTCCCTCTCTCTCCATTAACTTCAGATGATATCAACGGATATCTCAACGGGgttgcatgtaaatcaataacAGGTTTTCACCAACACAAGTTTCGGCAATGCAAAATCACATCTGATGTTATGTAAATGACATATAcggtgtaatatatatatatatatatatatatatatatatatatatatatataatatatatatatatatatatatatatatattatatacacacgAGTAATGtactttgcatatattatatatagatatatatatataatatatatatatatatatatatatatatatatatatatatatacaggtaATGTACTATgggtatatattatatatatatatatatatacatatacttaCATATACTTGTAATATATACACGTATATACATGATCTTTactatgcatatgtatatatcaatatatatatatatatacacaatacATTAGCACATAAACTACGCTATGCACGTAACGTGAAAATTGCcctttttcccgccaaaaaatTAACATTGGAATCTTGGCGTACTGAGCAGACACTCAAAATTCAAGAAGCCAAAGAGTCGCGTCGTTTGTATGTACTTAGTGACAACCCGGTGAAAATGCCCGGGCCTATTCACTGCGGATTACATTATTGTATATAGTTATAGCCGCGTTACACAATAGTTAAAACTCCCGCTTCGTAAATACGTGCACGTTTTGTCCTTGGTGAGCGATCATGATAAAGAATGGAAAATGGCGCCTTCCCAGCCCTTTCTTAAGACGGAGTCACATTCTGCCAGTtactataaaattttaaaagctgatttgaaatcattttttaaaaagttgtcTCAGGAAGTTACACCTGGGGAAATGTCGACCTTCTTGTCCCGTCAAGAGTTAATTCCTCGAGAAACGAATACTAAATTCATGTACCATCTATACtgaagaaacacctttttcATTCACTACTTACAAAACGCGGAATCGCGAGAAGCGGATACCGTTtcggggagggggaggggtggGGGTTGGAGTTCTTTCAActcttgaaaatttactttcaCGTTGGCAACGATCATCAACTTCCTGTTAAAAGAGCGGCGTTTTCCCGATCCATTTCAAAAGATTAAGAGCCATTTCCATGAAAAGTAGCCAATAGGAGGGGTCTAAAATTTTCCCCGAAACAATAGTTTATAGACCTAGACGGTGACTGCCAGCTTTGTCGTAAGAAGAGGCGggtaaaacaaaaacagctggACGGTGTCAGCGTCAAAGTAATACAGAGTATCACACCAGCTGTGGCAATTAATAATCTTCAAAATCTTCAAAAAGTTTAtctttgcaatgtgaatttcgtAAATGGGCCAGGCTCGACTAGCGTAAAGCTATATTTCTGGCTTCGTATTACCattgatttgtaaattttgcatcTGCCTTTCATTGCATGTGAagtttattatttttcatatcatggtaataatatatatatatatatatatatatatatatatatatatatatatatatatatatatatatatatatatatatatatatatatatatacctgtaTATAAAATCTGTTCTGAATGACTGGTTTCTGATTAGTATTTATAGAGCTTACGATATAAAGCCTTATCATGTTGAACTGCACAGTCCGAGTCTAAACATTCATCAAACTGGATGACATGACAATAAAACCCGACTTGTGTGACGCAACGGGCAACAGTATATTGTCCTCAAAGGATTTTGAACTATAGAGGTCTCGGTGGGCGATGAAGAATGTTTAGTTcttatgaaaattgaatttcaatatagTGTCCGTTTGCTTCAGAAGCCTtacatttgctgtgtaaacaGCGGCAAAATTTGCTGTCTTGATGGCAAGTCTAAAtgacgccattttgaaacatgtCAGTCCATTTAAAGACATAGAATATTGGCTAAAACGTAACGCTTATATCTTAAACATAACAGTGCCTTCTCTAAAGAAACTAAACACTGGTCTGTAAAAGGGGCGCCTGCGTATGTAAAAGTTTATTGCACTTTtattgttgacttgatgcacctagatatcgtgcatgaaatatattgtttgtaaacaagaaagtcgcacaggcgACGACTGCCCTCCTTTAACTACTGTCATCTTCCGGTCTGTGTTCCTAAACCAACCAATTCTCATATAGCAATGCTCGTTTTGAAACTTTTGACGTAGAGTGACATAACccgactgaaaaaaaaacccattgcAACGACGAAAAAAGGGTCACAGCGAAAAACTGATGTATAATATTTCATCTCGAATCATATATTCTCTGTTCTAGGGTTTTGATAATTGGACGGAGATATCAATATACTTTCAAGATGGCGGATGAGATAAACGTCCACGTCTTCGACGTGGAAATATCAGAGTTCGAGGACCTGAAGCAAGAACAGATCGATTACAGGGATCGGACAATTTCGGCGCTCTTCGGGATCAAAATTGTCGCACCAGTCTGCCTGGGCTTTGTGATGTTTGCGCTTGGATGTAACCTGCACTTCGGCGATGCAAGGAAGAATCTAAAACTAAAGAAGAAGCAAGTATCCGCCGTTGTTGGCGCCATGTGCCAGTTTGCCTTAATGCCACTTCTCGGATTCGCCTGTATCTACATGTTTGGACTCCACAGGTACATGTACGTCGCTGGTGGCGCAATTCTGCTAGCTTGCAGCCCAGGAGTTCTGGTGTCAATATATTTTACCCGCATAGTCAGGGCTGACTTTGTGCTGAGGTGAGACTTTTTGAATTCGAGACCGATTTCCTAAGATAGTTAACTTTTATCTACATGATTCTGTTATTTTCGGCGTTGCCATTATTGGCATGCCCTCTTCTATTCATTTAAAAAATCATCCTTTTTGAGATTTATCACGTTATTATTCATACATCGCAtcgtttgttttcaaaaaactgtACATGCCCTTcccattttaaatatctgaaCTATTCACCCAGATACGTCAAGTAACCTACTGTCGCTTATCTGTGTATACAGCGTTAGCTGGTGGAAAATGTCATTTAGTAAAGAGAACCAGAGATTCTAGTCCAGGACTGACGTGATAAATTAGGACGTAGCGAGAGAATTCCCTTCTTTTGGTTGATGAACCGGAGTTTTGTGAGTGTACGAGGACGATTGTAACAGTCACGTGGTCACTCCAGTGATATCCAACCCTTTCATTAACCCATTTCAATGATGTCATTCTTTCAACAGTGTGAGTATGACGGCGATTTTTTCGGCCCTATCCGTTGGGCTCACGCCGCTATGCATATTCATCTACGGACAGGCGTGGGCAAACAGACTTTACTTCATACACTACGGTTACGTTGCAGTGTTGATCGCCGTGATGTTAGTGCCACTCTTATTCGGCGCCATTTTGAGGTCATTTGTTGGAGAGAAGTTGGAGACGGTTTCTAAGGTAATATTCAAGTACATAGATCCACACTTCCGATAATACATCGCTTTGCAGTCGGTTTTGATTTTTAACACCCTTTTCCTGGTTTGCTTCCTCCGAAAATAATCAGAAAAATGGCATTATTAACATTCAATATAATTTTATTAACAATTCAATATTAGCTTTAGGTCTCGCGTGATTTACGTTTGCCTGCTCTGATCTTTTCGTGCCCGTTTTGACTGCCGCTTCAGAGAGGGGTCTGCCCATAAAAAACACGCGTGCCACTTTCAAAGAGAGTCACTATTTGATTGCGAACAGATATAAAATGGCTTCCCTTTCACCATCATTGAACCATCCTCCTCACCGGTCTGTTAATCCACTTTCCAGTTCTGTCCCTCTCTTAAAGCCctactagctgtaactcttgaaaattgttgacctcaaaatatcttcctattctctcctggttttctctgaattctaccctctgaagggatatgggcttttactgcattaggaaaccatttctttgcgaaacatttgacaagtaaattcacatttttaacggtcactttcaaaaattggtaatattacaaacgaaacaacatacaatgtcacagttgaaaacattcacccctatgcattacattggactactcagtgcagtttatgtgaagatttcagtacaggtatacacagtattcaagGTACGGTCATTGCTTTTCCGCACGGGCCTGCGATTTAATGagtgggcaaacatttaatcactGTGTAATCTCTATCttcttcaaaattgcatatacaaTCCCAGCTGGTAGTAAGTGTATACACACCTAAATTAGCACACTCTcacaaacttgttttagtttgaaaggaaaaatcataaaaataatgctaaaaagaTACAAGTAATGTGGCTTTAAAacgtagaatgcacctcagtgAAAGATCTTCGGATTCTCAAATGTTTAAAattctaccacttgttggggcttatttttaaaagctcttggggtgaaaaacattttttgccgTTGAGTTTTCCGAAAATGTTGTCACAAGAGTTAACATGGGAttgcggtcattttgaattccaaatataggtaatctttggtaatttgtttctctagtgcaaATCCTTGCACGATGATGACTCttgaatttttattcttaatctgTTAGAGGATAGTTTcgtcgaggaaagtttgatcagaggtttaagcctttcactttcgaggtgcacactaccttaacTCATTTCTTCTGTTATCCAAGACTTTTGGCCATAGAGTCTTCGAAAATGATGTTCATGATGATCGGGTGTTGCAGTATATATGCGAACAGTGCCAGGAATATGCTGTGCGGAGTGATACAAAAGACTATGTTGTGATATGTTCATCGGCAGGACATTATGCAAATGTTCAATTTACAAACATGTCGCCTTTCCCAAAATGACTCGTCATGCCACTACACCATAAGTACCCGGGCATCGTGATGTTTAAGTTTCACATCCAGTGCAAACCACACAAAATCTAAAGGCAGTTTCTCATAatgtttgtctgtaattttcctagataaatgtattttcaaatctTAAATTGATCTCAACAATTCGAAACAACAGTGTAGGTGCCTAATGGCGCCGTCTATATGTCACTGTATTCCGTGTCATCTGAGATACAAATTACCTTATACATCTATTAATTAGATGAGAGCAGTCAGGTACTAGAGTTCACTGTACATGCTAATGAACTGTATATGCTAATGTAAGGTCACTCTAGGTAAAAAAGTAGCATTTTATCGTATAAATACAATGCTGTTTTTTCTATTACATTTCAGTTTGTGTTCCCGTTGACGGTCATCCTCTCAATTGCCTATCTGGTCATCACCATCATATCCGACCCGTCGCTCTTGTTCAGCGATTGGCGTCCGTGGGTCTTTGCCTGGTTCTACTCCCTGGTCGCTCTCATCATCGGCTACCTTGCGGGCTTTGTCGCCTGCCTCAGTCACCCGGAGTGTCGCACGGTGGCGTACGAGACCGCTTGTCAAAACGTCCCGGTGGCGGTCAGCATAATTGCCATGACTATCTTCGTACGCGATGGTATCATACTCCAGATGTTGATAATACCAGTTCTGTACGAACTTTTCATGTACATCAACTCTCTACTCTTCTTTGGCTTGTACCGCTGCTGTATGAGTGTCCGCTTGCCGAAATCCGAGGACACCAAGAGGATTGTGCGAACGCCCTCAACCGCTGGCTCCATCTCCACTGTGAACACTGGCGTCACTTCCGGCTCGATAACGACCGTTCTTCCGCCAGGCTCGTACGTGAACTATGCTCTCGACTTGAACAACTCATACAACAAATCGTTCGCCCCGGTGGTCAGGTTTGACCCGGACACACAGGACATCGGCAATAAGTACGGCCACCAGACGGTTCAGACGCCACAAGCGGACGATGGTGGTTTTGGGGAGAGGGAGGAGAAGGTGATCATAC from the Ptychodera flava strain L36383 chromosome 2, AS_Pfla_20210202, whole genome shotgun sequence genome contains:
- the LOC139118075 gene encoding hepatic sodium/bile acid cotransporter-like: MADEINVHVFDVEISEFEDLKQEQIDYRDRTISALFGIKIVAPVCLGFVMFALGCNLHFGDARKNLKLKKKQVSAVVGAMCQFALMPLLGFACIYMFGLHRYMYVAGGAILLACSPGVLVSIYFTRIVRADFVLSVSMTAIFSALSVGLTPLCIFIYGQAWANRLYFIHYGYVAVLIAVMLVPLLFGAILRSFVGEKLETVSKFVFPLTVILSIAYLVITIISDPSLLFSDWRPWVFAWFYSLVALIIGYLAGFVACLSHPECRTVAYETACQNVPVAVSIIAMTIFVRDGIILQMLIIPVLYELFMYINSLLFFGLYRCCMSVRLPKSEDTKRIVRTPSTAGSISTVNTGVTSGSITTVLPPGSYVNYALDLNNSYNKSFAPVVRFDPDTQDIGNKYGHQTVQTPQADDGGFGEREEKVIIPRKYRGRTNPEREGVELEAASPQKKKSDAVDGDATPVKKGDKNKKDGYPKPIDESTPARPPLPKENLYTPRQPSGYANYALDGPEESRPVQSPRPRYEEKVPERPPLPKDYTPEPQYAIPDQETPKQTVVLDPRRDIHSSDYRDRAPPRGQGRNPGRGRNPDHVSGYYGGARRSTPRANGEVSSEFESEV